AAAGCCACACCCAAAGCCGCCGTAGCAAAATTTGCCGCTAGTGGTAAACCCGCACCCAAGAAAGATTTAGGTTTAATGGCTATGACCTACGGTAATGTTTATGTAGCCAGTGTAGCTTTGGGTGCAAAAGATGAACATACCCTAAAGGCATTTTTGGAAGCCGAGGCTTTTGATGGCCCTTCATTAATTATTGCTTATAGTCATTGCATAGCTCACGGTATTAACATGACTACAGGGATGAAACATCAACAATCTCTGGTAGAATCAGGACGTTGGTTGTTGTATCGCCACAATCCAGAGTTGCAAAATCAAGGTAAAAATCCTTTGCAATTGGATATGCGATCGCCTACGCAATCAGTAGAACAATCAATGTATCAAGAAAATCGCTTCAAAATGTTGACTAAAAGTAAGCCAGAAGTTGCTCAACATCTCTTAGAACAAGCCCAAGCCGAAGTTAACGCCCGTTGGCAAATGTATCAATATTTAGCCAATAGGTAATGCTTTGGCGTTGCTAATTTGAAGTATGAACAGGATTTGTGATGATGTCAAAACCTCTGTAGAGACGTTTCATGGAACGTCTCTACACATAAATTCATACTTGGTTTCAGCAACGCTAATGCTATAATTGTCCACCTGCTATATAAAACCTAGACAAAACTAGACTTTACTTTCTACTTCAACGGGAGCATGGGAGCAGTTATCCCTCAGTAGACTTTCACGCCTTAGCCAGACGCGATTGTGTTCCAATTAAGTTTCTGAAAAAGACTACCACCATCATTGCTTGGTTTTCGCGTCGGCAATAGTCTCAATTCAATACTTGATATCACCGTATTATATATCAAGTAGTTGATTTTTTCCTAAAATATATATTGATTTTTGTCAATATAAGTATAGTTTTGTCTATGAAATTGTCAACTTAGGACTTGCTCTATCGATAATCATCCCTTTGAATATCACGCAGACGAGCCGCATTACGGATATCATATTCGGGACGAGTGAAGCGATTTAATTGAGCCTCATAAAAGTCTCTATTCGCTTGTAAATGCTCAGGGTTGGGGTCATCTAAAGGATGACAAAGGGCAGTGCGTAATGCTTGAATAACCGCAGAAGTGACATTATACATTGAGCGTTGAAAACTAATTCCCAACTGAATCAACATATCTTCTTCGCCTCGACAATAACCTTTGTAGTAATCCACAAGATAGTCTGGTAAAAAGTGTAACATATCTTGCATCAGCAATGTGGGTGGAATACCCGCAGTACCGACTGGAAAAACATCTGCATAGAGAATTCCATAGTGGAAATCTTTTTGGTCTGTTGGTACTTGTCCGGCTTGAGCATTATAAGATTTTGTCCCTCGGAAGGGAGCGGTACGATAAAAAACAGCTTCTACGTAAGGTAAAGCCGCTTCATAAAGCCAGACAAAACCTTTAGATTTCGGAACGATTTCGTAGCATTCACCACGGATATAAACATGATGGTAAATCGGACGACTTGCTACTGCAAAAATTCCATTTACGAGAAAATCCATTGCTTCTGGAACAGTGGTAATTTTCCCTTCATCATACAAATCAGACATCTCAAAAAATACCGGAGCCATAACTTCCCAGAATAGCCCCAAATTAGAATAGTAGGACATTTGACGGCACTGTTCTATAAACATATCTGGGAACAGTTTATAAAGTCCCAACATTACGGGGTTTCCTTGGAAATAAGCTTTGATAGCCCTATCAGCATTAGCTTTATATTCTTCGGTGTCCAAGTAAGGGTCAAATTTACCACCCATACCTCTATGCCAAAGCATAGCCCGCATACAGGCTTCAGCAAATTCCATGTTGATGCGGTCATGGAATAAGTGATGCAATAACTTGGGCATTTTCGTGGTTTCACCCTTTTCTATAAATGCCAAAAGTTCAGGATGTGCAGTTGCTTCACCGCGCCAAACTCTCAACTCGGCATCATCGCCAGCATAATGATTATGCAGTTCTAAATATTCTTTGGGTAAGAAGTATTTAAAGAAGGGTAAGGGGTCTAAAAATACGTTTTCAGCAATATAGAGCAAGTCAC
The window above is part of the Nodularia spumigena CCY9414 genome. Proteins encoded here:
- a CDS encoding CO2 hydration protein, with protein sequence MVQAPENYTTKLPPSQHEFADIIHRLEAGGSMLPDTPENLMQIIGIYKAYAVPMDFYWRDLLYIAENVFLDPLPFFKYFLPKEYLELHNHYAGDDAELRVWRGEATAHPELLAFIEKGETTKMPKLLHHLFHDRINMEFAEACMRAMLWHRGMGGKFDPYLDTEEYKANADRAIKAYFQGNPVMLGLYKLFPDMFIEQCRQMSYYSNLGLFWEVMAPVFFEMSDLYDEGKITTVPEAMDFLVNGIFAVASRPIYHHVYIRGECYEIVPKSKGFVWLYEAALPYVEAVFYRTAPFRGTKSYNAQAGQVPTDQKDFHYGILYADVFPVGTAGIPPTLLMQDMLHFLPDYLVDYYKGYCRGEEDMLIQLGISFQRSMYNVTSAVIQALRTALCHPLDDPNPEHLQANRDFYEAQLNRFTRPEYDIRNAARLRDIQRDDYR